A region of Ochrobactrum quorumnocens DNA encodes the following proteins:
- a CDS encoding GlxA family transcriptional regulator, which produces MNQTVDSHKTVRVFVVVPPRTLLLDVAGPIEVLRKANLEQSEVQFEVTFIGSSQTVLSSIGLTIANIEPLPENLPDGALVVISGSADVPLGGVGNSREEDNVLEAQIVSWMRRAIRPGIRLVSICSGALLAARAGLLDGYACTTHHLAIDELNRLAPTSRVLQNRLFVEDRDRLTSAGITSGIDLMLHIVAEIAGHALALSIARYLVVYLRRSGGDPQLSPWLEGRNHMHPVVHRAQDAIAENPAASWSVEKLADISGASPRNLSRLFNEHAHMSVTDYANRLKVSLAREMLLNSALDMENIAQRAGFASTRQFRRVWERIYDAPPSRMRMLAAAIDSY; this is translated from the coding sequence ATGAACCAAACCGTTGACAGCCACAAAACTGTCCGGGTCTTTGTCGTTGTCCCGCCACGCACGCTTTTGCTTGATGTGGCGGGGCCGATAGAGGTTTTGCGTAAGGCCAATCTTGAGCAGAGCGAAGTGCAGTTTGAGGTGACATTTATCGGGTCATCGCAGACGGTGTTGAGTTCAATTGGCCTCACGATTGCCAATATCGAGCCTCTGCCAGAAAATCTACCGGACGGCGCGTTGGTCGTCATCTCCGGCTCGGCGGATGTCCCATTAGGAGGTGTCGGCAACAGTCGCGAAGAGGACAATGTTCTTGAAGCGCAGATTGTAAGTTGGATGCGGCGCGCTATCCGTCCCGGCATCAGGTTGGTTTCAATCTGTTCGGGCGCGCTTCTGGCGGCACGCGCAGGTTTGCTTGATGGTTATGCTTGCACAACCCATCATTTGGCGATTGATGAACTGAACCGATTGGCCCCGACATCACGCGTCTTGCAAAATCGGTTGTTTGTGGAAGATCGGGATCGGCTGACAAGTGCGGGTATCACCTCGGGCATCGATCTCATGCTGCATATCGTGGCAGAAATTGCAGGTCATGCATTGGCATTATCAATTGCGCGTTATCTGGTCGTCTACTTGCGCCGCAGTGGGGGAGATCCACAGCTTTCGCCTTGGCTGGAAGGACGTAATCATATGCATCCAGTGGTGCATCGTGCACAGGATGCTATTGCGGAAAATCCCGCAGCCAGTTGGTCGGTGGAAAAACTGGCTGACATCAGCGGCGCAAGCCCGCGCAATCTCTCTAGACTGTTCAACGAGCACGCACATATGAGCGTGACGGACTATGCAAATAGGCTGAAAGTCAGTCTGGCCCGCGAGATGCTGCTGAATTCTGCGCTCGATATGGAAAACATCGCTCAGCGGGCTGGCTTTGCGTCCACGCGGCAGTTTCGCAGAGTCTGGGAGCGGATTTACGATGCCCCACCAAGCCGAATGCGAATGCTTGCCGCAGCTATTGATTCTTACTGA
- the rarD gene encoding EamA family transporter RarD, with protein MAEQTLSGGQLSDGSRGFMMAMGAYGLWALLPFYLKALSHLPALEIVAHRVIWSVPVAAVLLLAIGQFRTILDALRKPRMLAMAALTAALITINWSVYVWAVAHDQIIGAALGYYINPLFNVVLGGLFLGERLTKVQYIAVGFAFAAVLVLTFNAGGLPWVSLVLPLTFGLYGFFRKSLPMPPLQGFTLEVVILSVPALGYVLWLTANGQDHFFSGESVSNIWLLLLAGPFTAIPLILYAGGAKLLRYTTLGLMQYLTPTLLFVFAIFIFHEPFSHAQLVAFVLIWVGLIIYTWSSLSAHRKARASA; from the coding sequence ATGGCCGAGCAAACCTTATCCGGAGGCCAACTTTCGGATGGAAGCCGTGGCTTCATGATGGCTATGGGGGCTTATGGTCTTTGGGCTCTCTTGCCTTTCTATCTTAAAGCGCTGTCACATCTGCCTGCGCTCGAAATCGTCGCCCATCGCGTTATTTGGTCGGTTCCTGTGGCGGCAGTTCTGCTCCTTGCCATCGGCCAATTCCGAACAATCCTTGATGCTTTGCGCAAGCCGCGAATGCTCGCTATGGCCGCACTGACCGCCGCACTGATTACCATCAACTGGTCGGTCTATGTCTGGGCGGTTGCACATGATCAGATTATCGGCGCAGCACTCGGCTATTATATCAACCCGTTGTTTAACGTGGTTCTTGGCGGACTGTTTCTTGGAGAACGTCTGACCAAAGTTCAATATATCGCTGTCGGGTTTGCTTTCGCGGCGGTTCTTGTTCTCACATTCAATGCCGGTGGTCTGCCATGGGTTTCGCTGGTTTTGCCCCTGACTTTCGGCCTCTACGGCTTTTTCCGTAAGTCCCTGCCGATGCCACCTTTGCAAGGCTTCACGCTCGAAGTCGTCATTCTGTCGGTCCCTGCACTTGGCTATGTTCTGTGGTTGACGGCAAATGGTCAGGATCACTTCTTCTCAGGGGAATCCGTATCGAATATCTGGCTGCTTTTGCTGGCGGGCCCATTCACGGCTATTCCGCTCATTCTTTATGCGGGCGGTGCAAAGCTTCTGCGCTATACGACGCTCGGCTTAATGCAGTATCTCACACCTACATTGCTGTTCGTCTTCGCGATCTTCATCTTCCATGAGCCGTTCTCGCATGCGCAGCTTGTGGCTTTTGTGCTGATCTGGGTCGGTTTGATAATCTATACATGGTCCTCTCTCTCCGCACATCGCAAGGCGCGAGCGAGCGCTTGA
- the cysS gene encoding cysteine--tRNA ligase translates to MADAPQLRLYNTATRAKEDFVPIDANNVRMYVCGPTVYDFAHIGNARPVIVFDVLFRLLRHVYGEAHVTYARNITDVDDKINARAASEYPDLPLNEAIRRVTEGTNNQFQADIKALANLEPSSQPRATEHLDDMRDLIEKLVERGVAYVADDHVLFSPSAMNTLGGARYGALSHRPFDEMLAGARVDVASYKRDEMDFVLWKPSRNGEPGWPSPAGIQTLGRPGWHIECSAMSMAKLLSPFGGGLQCDDPYKNQFDIHGGGIDLVFPHHENELAQSCCAFGTERMASIWMHNGFLQVEGQKMSKSLGNFITIRDVLNDGLPQLGVWDGKAARDRWVGLAARLSMLQTHYREPINWTAQRLAESAEELHRWYGLLRDADFAMPSSLSSVGEVAEALSDDLNTWTAITALRKAFKARDVAALGEGMTLLGLLDPYFVTAQDVPVFAKADVDTAAIEALIAERLRVIVDKNWAEADRIRDELLAEGVQLKDGKDPATGERITTWDVVS, encoded by the coding sequence ATGGCTGACGCGCCGCAACTACGTCTGTACAACACCGCAACTCGCGCGAAGGAGGACTTTGTCCCCATCGATGCAAACAATGTGCGCATGTATGTATGCGGACCGACTGTTTACGACTTCGCCCATATCGGCAATGCGCGCCCGGTCATTGTCTTCGATGTGCTGTTCCGTTTGCTTCGTCATGTCTATGGCGAGGCGCATGTCACTTATGCGCGTAACATCACTGACGTTGACGACAAGATCAACGCACGTGCGGCGAGCGAATATCCTGATCTCCCGCTCAATGAAGCAATCCGTCGGGTAACAGAGGGCACAAACAACCAGTTTCAGGCGGATATCAAAGCGCTGGCAAACTTAGAGCCTTCGAGCCAGCCACGTGCGACTGAGCATCTGGATGATATGCGTGACCTGATTGAGAAGCTGGTTGAGCGCGGTGTCGCCTATGTTGCCGATGACCATGTACTTTTCTCGCCGTCTGCAATGAATACGCTGGGCGGCGCACGTTATGGCGCGCTCTCGCACCGTCCTTTTGATGAAATGCTAGCTGGCGCCCGTGTTGACGTTGCATCTTACAAGCGCGACGAGATGGATTTCGTACTCTGGAAGCCATCGCGCAATGGGGAACCCGGCTGGCCATCGCCTGCGGGCATTCAAACGCTTGGCCGTCCCGGTTGGCACATCGAGTGCTCGGCCATGTCCATGGCCAAGTTGCTGTCACCTTTTGGTGGCGGCCTGCAGTGCGATGATCCGTATAAGAACCAGTTCGACATTCATGGTGGCGGTATCGATCTCGTGTTTCCGCACCATGAAAATGAGCTTGCGCAGTCATGCTGCGCATTCGGCACTGAGCGCATGGCCAGCATCTGGATGCATAACGGCTTCCTGCAGGTCGAAGGACAGAAGATGTCGAAGTCTCTCGGCAATTTCATCACCATTCGCGATGTGTTGAATGATGGTCTACCGCAGCTTGGTGTGTGGGATGGCAAGGCTGCACGCGATCGATGGGTCGGTCTGGCTGCACGTCTTTCGATGCTGCAAACGCATTATCGCGAACCGATCAACTGGACGGCACAGCGCCTGGCAGAATCCGCCGAAGAACTGCATCGCTGGTATGGATTGCTGCGTGATGCAGATTTCGCAATGCCGTCTTCGCTTTCATCGGTTGGTGAAGTTGCGGAAGCACTGTCAGATGATCTGAATACCTGGACTGCAATCACGGCGCTGCGCAAGGCATTCAAAGCCAGGGACGTTGCAGCTTTGGGCGAAGGTATGACGCTATTAGGCTTGCTCGACCCTTATTTCGTGACAGCACAGGACGTACCGGTCTTTGCAAAGGCTGATGTCGACACGGCTGCAATTGAAGCATTGATTGCCGAGCGTCTGCGTGTGATCGTCGACAAAAACTGGGCCGAAGCTGATCGTATTCGCGATGAATTGCTGGCAGAGGGTGTGCAGTTGAAGGATGGCAAGGATCCTGCCACCGGCGAACGCATCACGACTTGGGATGTGGTAAGCTAA
- a CDS encoding hydrolase: MPKNKPQPRQDKLIDQYREIGPAVLLAALMNKKNRKGEARNDNMRSSILAVKESD; this comes from the coding sequence ATGCCTAAAAATAAACCGCAACCACGACAAGACAAGCTGATTGATCAGTATCGTGAAATCGGCCCTGCCGTGCTCCTTGCAGCACTCATGAATAAGAAGAACCGTAAGGGCGAAGCCCGTAACGACAACATGCGCAGCTCAATTCTAGCTGTTAAAGAATCTGACTAG
- a CDS encoding NUDIX hydrolase has protein sequence MVTVPVIPAPLQIHGVSLICRRDGRFLLVERGKEPWKGWLAFPGGSIEAGETPEAAAVRELKEETALDAGSLSHVITVDLALEGKAYEKSYFLSVYRAFDVSGIEQAGDDAAAIHWLTVEEMASASVTDSTLDVARSVAEAEDNRTS, from the coding sequence ATGGTTACAGTTCCCGTCATCCCTGCCCCTCTTCAAATCCACGGTGTCTCTCTCATCTGCCGTCGTGATGGCCGATTTTTGCTGGTTGAACGCGGCAAAGAGCCATGGAAGGGCTGGCTCGCCTTTCCCGGAGGCAGCATTGAGGCCGGTGAAACTCCTGAGGCAGCAGCAGTCCGTGAGCTGAAAGAAGAAACTGCACTCGATGCAGGCTCGCTCAGCCACGTCATCACGGTTGATTTGGCGCTCGAAGGCAAGGCCTATGAGAAGAGCTATTTTCTTTCCGTTTATCGAGCGTTTGATGTTTCGGGCATTGAACAGGCAGGCGACGACGCTGCAGCAATCCATTGGTTGACCGTGGAAGAAATGGCGAGCGCGAGTGTCACCGACAGCACACTGGATGTGGCACGCTCTGTGGCTGAAGCGGAAGACAATCGCACTTCCTGA
- a CDS encoding SOS response-associated peptidase has product MCGRFSLTASREEVEALLGAMIEEDFPPRYNIAPTQPILSILAGETPPPGSNRPGRSGMLVRWGFVPSWVKDPKDWNLVFNIRSETAAEKNSFRAALNHRRALIPASGFYEWRREGKNKAQAYWIRPRHGGIVAFGALVETWSSSDGSQIDTAGILTTNANGLLRPIHERMPVVVKPEDFARWLNCKTLLPKDVADIMRPVQDDFFEAIPVSDKVNKVANTSPDLQTRVEESLTSEQSLPKRKKKSGPEEDSGDQLSMF; this is encoded by the coding sequence ATGTGTGGACGTTTTTCTCTGACTGCAAGCCGCGAAGAAGTTGAAGCATTGCTTGGTGCGATGATCGAGGAGGATTTTCCTCCCCGTTATAATATCGCGCCGACCCAGCCAATACTCTCTATTCTGGCAGGCGAAACCCCACCGCCGGGAAGCAATCGCCCCGGCCGGAGCGGTATGCTGGTTCGTTGGGGCTTTGTGCCGTCATGGGTGAAAGATCCCAAAGACTGGAATCTGGTTTTCAACATTCGCTCTGAAACTGCGGCAGAGAAGAACTCGTTTCGCGCGGCCTTAAATCATCGACGGGCCTTGATTCCGGCTTCCGGTTTTTACGAATGGCGGCGTGAGGGAAAGAATAAGGCGCAAGCCTATTGGATCAGGCCGCGCCACGGCGGGATTGTCGCTTTTGGCGCGCTGGTCGAAACCTGGAGCAGTTCCGATGGCTCGCAAATCGATACTGCGGGCATTTTGACGACAAACGCAAACGGATTGCTGCGGCCTATTCACGAACGTATGCCGGTGGTGGTGAAGCCAGAGGATTTCGCTCGTTGGCTAAACTGCAAAACCTTGCTTCCAAAAGATGTCGCCGACATTATGCGTCCAGTTCAGGATGACTTTTTTGAAGCCATTCCGGTGTCAGACAAGGTCAACAAAGTTGCCAATACTTCACCAGATCTGCAGACAAGAGTGGAAGAAAGCTTGACGTCAGAACAGTCTCTGCCAAAAAGAAAGAAAAAGTCAGGGCCGGAGGAGGATTCGGGCGACCAGCTTTCGATGTTCTGA
- the rsmA gene encoding 16S rRNA (adenine(1518)-N(6)/adenine(1519)-N(6))-dimethyltransferase RsmA yields MSIDNLPPLREVIERHDLMPKKSLGQNFLFDLNLTSKIARQAGNLQDQPVIEVGPGPGGLTRALLAQGAYVTAIERDERCLDALAEIEAHYPGRLRIIAGDALEQDFKTLFPDGPKPRIVANLPYNVGTQLLLNWLLTEPWPPFYSSMTLMFQREVAERIVAAPDSDHYGRLGVLAGWRTRSKIAFDVPPQAFTPPPKVMSSVVHITPSEEPLPCRADALGQITQAAFGQRRKMLRQSLKPVGGATLLEKTGIDGTRRAETLSVEEFVALANAYRPV; encoded by the coding sequence ATGAGCATCGACAATCTTCCGCCGCTGCGTGAGGTGATTGAACGGCACGACCTGATGCCGAAAAAGTCGCTTGGGCAAAACTTCTTGTTCGATCTAAATCTAACATCGAAGATTGCACGACAGGCTGGCAATCTGCAGGATCAGCCGGTTATCGAGGTCGGTCCCGGCCCGGGCGGGCTTACGCGTGCCCTTCTCGCCCAAGGTGCTTATGTGACGGCAATCGAACGCGATGAACGCTGCCTTGATGCGCTTGCAGAGATAGAGGCACATTATCCGGGACGTTTGCGTATTATTGCCGGCGATGCATTGGAGCAGGATTTCAAAACGCTGTTTCCAGATGGTCCAAAGCCGCGCATCGTTGCCAACTTGCCTTATAATGTCGGTACGCAGTTGTTACTCAACTGGCTTCTGACAGAGCCATGGCCACCATTTTATTCGTCCATGACACTGATGTTTCAGCGTGAAGTAGCAGAACGCATTGTAGCCGCTCCCGATAGTGATCATTACGGACGCCTCGGCGTTCTGGCAGGTTGGCGAACGCGTTCGAAGATTGCTTTCGATGTGCCGCCTCAAGCGTTTACACCGCCGCCCAAGGTGATGTCGTCGGTGGTGCATATTACACCAAGCGAGGAACCGCTTCCGTGCCGTGCCGACGCATTGGGTCAGATCACACAGGCAGCCTTCGGGCAGCGCCGCAAGATGCTGCGTCAGAGCTTGAAACCCGTTGGTGGTGCCACATTGCTGGAAAAGACCGGCATCGACGGTACGCGCCGTGCAGAAACCCTGAGCGTCGAAGAATTCGTCGCACTCGCGAATGCTTATCGCCCGGTATGA
- a CDS encoding GFA family protein — MTLDNKPLYSGGCQCGAVRFRVEGALGSASICHCRMCQKAFGNFYAPLVSVGEANLTWTRDEPKRFQSSNHVKRGFCPECGTPLTYEAPDGVALSIGAFDAPEEIEPTVQWGVEVKLPYVDNLAKLPGYETERDPESIEFVRTMVSYQHPDHDTDN, encoded by the coding sequence ATGACGCTTGATAACAAGCCGCTTTATAGTGGGGGATGCCAGTGCGGTGCGGTGCGCTTTCGTGTAGAAGGGGCACTCGGCTCAGCTTCGATCTGTCATTGCCGCATGTGCCAGAAGGCGTTTGGCAATTTCTATGCGCCACTGGTTTCAGTTGGGGAAGCAAACCTCACATGGACCCGCGACGAGCCAAAGCGCTTCCAGTCATCCAATCACGTCAAGCGCGGGTTCTGTCCTGAGTGTGGAACCCCGCTCACCTATGAGGCGCCGGATGGCGTAGCGCTCTCCATCGGCGCTTTCGATGCGCCGGAAGAGATCGAACCCACGGTTCAATGGGGCGTCGAGGTCAAGCTTCCCTATGTCGATAACCTCGCAAAACTGCCCGGTTACGAAACAGAGCGTGATCCGGAAAGTATCGAGTTTGTAAGAACCATGGTGTCCTACCAACACCCAGACCACGACACTGACAACTGA
- a CDS encoding M23 family metallopeptidase, which yields MEFGDAHCMLFRIARRDKQIHVVVSPDLAIRSDASYAALSAVHAKLAPLSQRTLKPLERIRFSFHTHIRACIALASATLLAGGAMVLLTGGLVRHGHASQPVMVDPTTFVHSRAAMKEARLLPQNNLDENRRIAKRIDIAEGTDDGEATLFTYQHVILDLENERSPQGLISHSPLKVERRGGSASIHDTEISALANQKGVPLNVSFAKPAGIAHQAAHEIVLAPQSREKVGVLMQAADVAAEDAANLEQALGRKDLVPGDNLVLLLDQLPNKPAHITMARFRHGSASDSVYGRTDDGVFRANDNQRLFARLSHDAMLSASYPAVAIRTDGSIQSRLIAAGAPRAVADDVKKLASENNVSLQKGANGADKIDLLFRESVDTDPELVFVEFTSHGESKRLYRHEVEGNADYFNEDGSSMTKYLMHKPLPNGRLNDGFGWRVHPVLHVRKHHNGVDYDAPIGSPIVAAGDGTVELISSQKGYGKYVRIRHQGGYSTTYAHLSAEAKGLKVGQHVKQGEVIAYVGSTGYSTGPHLYYELKVGDHYVDPLKAQLNAGEKLTGSSMSSFRSEIDHVDKVFKQMNLTPMTAAPNSSLDHTGR from the coding sequence ATGGAATTTGGAGACGCTCACTGCATGCTATTTCGCATTGCCCGCAGAGATAAGCAGATTCATGTTGTTGTATCCCCGGATCTCGCGATCCGGTCCGATGCTTCATATGCTGCTTTGTCTGCTGTGCATGCAAAACTCGCACCGCTTTCGCAGCGTACTCTCAAACCCCTCGAACGTATTCGCTTTTCATTTCATACCCACATTCGTGCCTGCATAGCGCTTGCCTCAGCAACGTTGTTGGCAGGTGGGGCCATGGTTCTGTTAACGGGCGGCTTGGTGCGTCATGGGCATGCGTCTCAGCCGGTTATGGTTGATCCCACGACATTCGTTCATAGCCGCGCTGCAATGAAGGAAGCCCGCTTACTTCCCCAGAATAATCTCGACGAGAACCGCCGGATTGCCAAGCGCATCGATATTGCGGAAGGCACCGACGATGGCGAGGCGACGCTTTTTACTTATCAGCATGTCATTCTTGATCTGGAAAATGAGAGGAGTCCGCAAGGTCTGATAAGTCACAGTCCTTTAAAAGTTGAACGGCGAGGGGGCAGCGCCTCTATTCATGATACGGAAATATCAGCACTCGCCAATCAGAAAGGCGTGCCGCTAAATGTAAGTTTTGCGAAGCCTGCCGGTATAGCCCATCAGGCAGCTCATGAAATCGTTCTCGCTCCACAATCGCGTGAGAAGGTGGGCGTGCTCATGCAGGCGGCTGATGTTGCTGCAGAAGATGCTGCAAATCTGGAACAGGCACTCGGGCGAAAAGACCTTGTTCCCGGTGACAATCTGGTGCTGCTTCTGGATCAGTTGCCCAACAAACCCGCGCACATAACCATGGCGCGGTTTCGGCATGGCAGCGCGTCGGACTCGGTTTATGGCCGCACAGATGATGGTGTCTTCCGCGCCAATGATAATCAGCGGCTTTTTGCGCGGCTTTCTCATGATGCGATGCTCTCGGCATCATATCCCGCTGTCGCGATTCGGACTGATGGCTCCATTCAATCTCGACTGATTGCAGCAGGGGCTCCACGCGCGGTTGCAGACGATGTGAAGAAGCTTGCTTCTGAAAATAATGTGTCTCTCCAGAAAGGTGCCAACGGGGCCGATAAAATAGATCTTTTGTTTCGTGAAAGCGTAGACACTGATCCGGAACTGGTCTTCGTCGAGTTTACGTCGCACGGCGAGAGCAAACGCTTATACAGACATGAAGTTGAAGGAAACGCCGATTACTTCAACGAGGACGGCTCCTCGATGACCAAATATCTCATGCACAAGCCATTGCCGAATGGTCGCCTAAATGATGGCTTCGGTTGGCGTGTTCATCCCGTTCTGCATGTTCGCAAACATCATAACGGTGTCGACTACGATGCCCCGATCGGTTCTCCCATTGTTGCGGCGGGCGACGGAACCGTAGAGCTGATTTCATCGCAAAAGGGCTATGGCAAGTATGTCCGTATTCGCCACCAAGGTGGCTACAGCACCACCTATGCTCACTTATCCGCTGAGGCTAAAGGCCTGAAAGTCGGACAGCATGTGAAGCAGGGGGAGGTTATCGCCTATGTCGGCTCAACCGGTTATTCGACGGGTCCGCACCTTTATTACGAGTTGAAAGTCGGTGATCATTATGTCGACCCGCTGAAAGCGCAGCTCAATGCGGGCGAAAAGCTTACAGGTTCATCCATGTCGAGTTTCCGTTCGGAAATTGATCACGTGGACAAGGTTTTCAAACAGATGAACCTTACGCCGATGACAGCTGCTCCCAACTCCAGTTTAGATCATACCGGGCGATAA
- a CDS encoding TIGR02301 family protein, whose protein sequence is MVSPALSAQDAPYEGKMLRIAEVLGSLHYLRNLCGETSSEWRDRMDAIIAAENPGEADRLRLVSSFNHGYRAFSDNYVRCTPSALAAIDRYMKEGESLSNEIISRYGN, encoded by the coding sequence ATGGTTTCCCCGGCCCTTTCTGCGCAGGATGCTCCTTATGAGGGCAAAATGCTGCGCATTGCAGAAGTTCTCGGCTCCCTCCACTATTTGCGTAATCTTTGTGGAGAAACCAGCAGCGAGTGGCGAGACCGGATGGACGCCATTATTGCGGCTGAAAATCCCGGTGAAGCAGACCGGTTGCGCCTCGTTTCCAGTTTCAACCATGGATATCGTGCTTTCAGCGACAATTATGTCCGCTGTACGCCTTCTGCTCTTGCGGCGATTGACCGCTACATGAAAGAGGGAGAAAGCTTGTCGAACGAGATCATATCGCGTTATGGCAATTAA
- a CDS encoding LysE/ArgO family amino acid transporter → MFSAAFSGFFLGASLIIAIGAQNAFILRQGLLRQHVFILSLICALSDALLIAAGVAGLGTLIAQSPKLISFVTLAGAAFLFWYASVAFRRAFHPEAMQVRSNGSVSLKAAVATCLALTFLNPHVYLDTVVLLGSLSARYEGSARAAYGAGAVIASFVWFFSLGYGARLLQPIFAKPAAWRVLDCIIGVVMALIGISLLVRFFNS, encoded by the coding sequence GTGTTCTCAGCAGCTTTTTCAGGCTTTTTTCTTGGTGCGTCACTTATCATCGCTATCGGTGCACAAAACGCGTTCATCTTGCGGCAAGGCCTGCTGCGACAGCATGTCTTTATTCTGAGTCTAATCTGTGCACTTTCAGACGCGCTGCTGATCGCCGCCGGTGTTGCGGGGCTGGGTACGCTGATTGCTCAATCACCAAAGCTAATCTCGTTTGTTACGCTTGCAGGCGCTGCGTTCCTGTTCTGGTACGCGTCGGTCGCATTTCGCCGCGCGTTTCATCCAGAAGCAATGCAGGTGAGATCGAACGGCAGTGTCAGCCTGAAAGCTGCAGTTGCTACCTGTCTGGCGCTGACTTTCCTCAATCCGCATGTCTATCTCGACACGGTGGTATTATTAGGCAGTCTTTCTGCCCGCTATGAAGGTTCTGCCCGCGCCGCTTATGGTGCAGGCGCGGTAATCGCATCATTTGTTTGGTTTTTCTCGCTCGGATATGGGGCGCGTCTGTTGCAACCCATCTTTGCGAAGCCTGCGGCCTGGCGGGTGCTCGATTGCATCATCGGTGTTGTGATGGCGCTAATCGGCATCAGCCTTCTAGTCAGATTCTTTAACAGCTAG
- the cimA gene encoding citramalate synthase — protein sequence MARERIYIYDTTLRDGQQTPGVDFSVEDKKAIVILLEELGVDYVEGGYPGANPTDTAFFKKRQTSRAKFTAFGMTKRAGVSASNDPGLTALLQASSDAICFVAKSWDYHVRIALGCTNEENLESITASVTAVRMAGREALVDCEHFFDGYKANPEYALACAKAAYEAGARWVVLCDTNGGTQPSEVAEIINAVKAHVPGESLGIHAHNDTEQAVAVSLAAIDAGVRHVQGTLNGIGERCGNANLVSLIPTLVLKPYWADRFELSVKPDALKAITRISRAFDDILNRAPTEQAPYTGTSAFATKAGIHASALLKDPQTYEHVPPETVGNRRRVMVSDQGGKSNFIAELERRGIRVAKDDVRLDTLIVLVKEREAEGYAYEGADASFELLARAMLTPQPEFFKVDSFRCLVERRFDANGMLKTVSEAVVKVEVDGEMHMSVAEGHGPVNALDIALRKDLGRYQDEIVDLELVDFKVRILNGGTAAITRVLIESGDATGARWRTVGVSDNIIDASFQALMDSVNYKLMKNRSLAGLVAAE from the coding sequence ATGGCACGCGAGCGCATCTATATCTACGACACGACTTTGCGGGACGGACAGCAAACTCCCGGCGTTGATTTCTCTGTCGAAGACAAAAAAGCAATTGTCATTCTGCTCGAAGAATTGGGCGTGGATTATGTTGAGGGTGGCTATCCCGGGGCGAACCCGACCGATACTGCTTTCTTCAAAAAGCGTCAGACTTCGCGCGCCAAATTTACAGCTTTCGGCATGACCAAGCGCGCCGGAGTCTCTGCCTCCAACGATCCGGGTCTGACGGCCCTTTTGCAAGCTTCAAGCGATGCAATCTGTTTCGTGGCGAAGAGCTGGGATTATCATGTGAGGATCGCGCTCGGCTGTACCAACGAGGAAAATCTGGAATCGATCACAGCCTCGGTTACAGCCGTTCGTATGGCTGGCCGTGAAGCGCTGGTCGATTGTGAACATTTCTTCGATGGCTACAAAGCCAATCCGGAATACGCGTTGGCGTGCGCGAAGGCTGCCTATGAAGCTGGCGCGCGCTGGGTCGTTCTTTGCGACACCAATGGCGGAACGCAGCCATCAGAAGTGGCGGAGATTATCAATGCTGTGAAAGCACATGTTCCGGGCGAAAGCCTTGGCATTCACGCGCATAACGACACCGAACAGGCTGTCGCGGTTTCGCTTGCTGCAATCGATGCAGGCGTGCGCCATGTGCAGGGAACGCTTAATGGGATCGGCGAGCGCTGCGGCAATGCCAACCTTGTTTCACTCATCCCGACGCTGGTATTGAAGCCGTATTGGGCTGATCGCTTTGAGCTCAGCGTAAAGCCTGATGCTCTCAAAGCCATCACCCGTATCTCGCGCGCCTTCGATGATATTCTTAACCGGGCACCGACAGAGCAGGCTCCTTATACAGGCACATCTGCCTTCGCTACCAAGGCAGGCATTCACGCGTCGGCGCTACTCAAAGACCCGCAGACTTATGAACATGTTCCGCCTGAAACTGTCGGCAATCGCCGACGTGTCATGGTGTCGGATCAAGGCGGCAAGTCGAATTTCATCGCGGAATTGGAGCGTCGTGGCATCCGCGTCGCCAAGGATGACGTGCGGCTCGATACGTTGATCGTGCTGGTCAAGGAGCGTGAAGCGGAAGGCTACGCCTATGAAGGTGCGGATGCGAGCTTCGAACTTCTGGCGCGAGCCATGCTCACGCCACAGCCGGAATTCTTCAAGGTAGATTCCTTTCGCTGCCTCGTCGAACGACGTTTTGATGCCAACGGCATGCTGAAAACGGTTTCCGAGGCCGTGGTTAAAGTCGAAGTCGATGGCGAGATGCATATGTCGGTTGCCGAAGGCCATGGTCCGGTCAACGCGCTAGACATTGCGCTGCGCAAGGATCTTGGGCGCTATCAGGACGAAATCGTGGACCTTGAACTGGTCGATTTCAAGGTGCGTATCCTCAATGGGGGTACCGCAGCTATCACCCGCGTTCTGATCGAATCGGGTGACGCAACAGGCGCACGTTGGCGCACGGTCGGCGTCTCCGACAACATCATTGATGCATCGTTTCAGGCGTTGATGGATTCGGTCAATTATAAGCTGATGAAGAACCGTTCGCTCGCGGGTTTGGTGGCGGCGGAATAG